A window of Gudongella oleilytica genomic DNA:
TCCGCGATAGACTCAGCGGTCTTTTCCGGTAGGTCATTGGCAGTAAGGTATATCTGTGGATTTCTTTCGATTAACTGCTCAATATCGAACTGAGGATATTCACTTTCAGCATCTCCAGCCACATTTATTCCACCGGCCAGGAGTATCAGCTGATCGACGAAAGATCCAGGTCCTGCAGCCATCAATGGCTCATGCCAGATTTCATAAAATACAGTCTTTGCTTCAAGTCCCTTCACTTTTTCAATAAGCTCGGCTTCCTTCGCAATCATTTCCTGTGAAAGTGTCTCAGCTTCAGTGTTGTTGCCTGTAAGTACGCCTATCCTTTTTATGGTTTCAATTATCTCTTCAATACTTTCAGGCTCAAAACCAGCTATCTGGATCCCTGCCTCTACAAGTCTCTGAGTTTCCTCTGTGATGCCTTCACCATAATTGATGACCAGATCAGGCTCAAGCTCAATTATCCTCTCCAGGTTCATTCCATTGAAATCACCAATTTTCTCAACCTGCAGCACTTCCTCCGGATAATCGTCAAAGGTTGTAACCCCAATTACTCTGTCTCCTGCCCCTATGGCATAGAGTATCTCAGTATTGCTTGGAGCTAATGATATGATCCTCTGAGCTGGTTCGTTGAGACTGATTTCATTACCAAAATCGTCCAGTATCGTAATAGTTTCGCCCTTAGTGTGTTCTTCAGGTGTTTCCTTTGGTATTGCCTCTGTTTGCTCCTTGGGTGCACATCCGGATACTACTGCCGCAAAAATCATCATAGCTGTTAATAGTACTAACCATCTTCTTTTCAATCTTATCCTCTCCCTTTTAATTATGAAAAACAAAAACCTGTCCGGAGACAGGCTGATAGCGGTAAAATAGATCCCTCCCTCCGAGTCAAGAACCAATGGCTCTTGCTAACACAGGCAGATATCCTGACTTACGGATCATCCTAATTTCAGCGCCTTCCCGGTTTCCCAGTGGCATAAAGCTGATTTCGTTCCCGTTCACAGTAGCGGGGGCTGTAGTGGATTTTAACCACTTTCCCTTTTAAATCTCTTGGAGATACCCATGTGGTATATTTAGCTGTGGTAATCATATCAAAGTTCCGCTTCTATGGCAATACCTCCGGTAAAACTCCCTCTTCAACTGGCATGACAGGAGTTTGGTCAACCGCAGCTGGAGGTTGGATTATCGGCTCAGCAGCAAGTGCAGGCCCTACCCTATAGATAAAATCCCTTTCTTTGTAATAATCTGAGGATATCCTTTCTCTGCTTATTACCTCTCCATTTTTGATTATCGACTTATAGGTGCTGACCTTGTAGCCCGTTCTACCCTCCTGAACAAGCTCTCTATAACCTGGAGGGAGAGAAGGATCAAAATTTTCATGAACCTTATAGGGAATGGTTGCATGATGCTCAGTGTCTATCTTAACTGTATAATCCCTACCCCTCATGTCGCCATATATATAGAAGTATACCCTGGTTCCAATGACCTCTGAGTCGATGTAGACTGGATAGTCAAAATTGTTCTTAAACCTTAGATCCAGATACCCTGTCGCTACAGCGCCGTCAGTTCCTCTGGGTACATACGCAGGAGGCATTGAATGCGGATGTCTTTCAATGATTTCCAGGTCTGCAAGAAGAAGTGCATTATATAGTGTAGTAGATGTCTGGCAAACTCCTCCCCCCATGCCTGGAGTCAGCTCACCGTTCAGTATCACTGGAGCTTCCTGATAACCGGCATCAGCTCTTCTGGGCCCGGTGGTCTCATTATAGGACAGCTCATCGCCCGGCATCAATAGAATTCCTTTAAAAGCTTTTGCTGAAAGCCTTATGTTGTTAACTCTTCCAGGAGCGCTGCCTTTGAAGCTTGTGGAGAATTCTGCTATCTTTCCGTTGATCCTTTCATAAAACTCAGCTTTTATTTCAGGCTCGATTATCTCGATCGGAAGCTCTACTCTTCCTCCCTCGGAAATTGCCAGCTCTGCATCCTTTCTTAGTGTATCAAGGTCAACCGCAGTTCCATTGACATGTTTGGTGACATTGATCTCCCCATTGGAAAAATCAAAGTCGGCATCTATCGGGTCCCTTTTGTACTTTTCTGCTAATGTGTTCAATTCAAAATCTAGTCTCGGGACGCTGTATAAAGACTCAATTTCAATGTTTACAGGATCATTCCTCAACTCCTGTATTCTCATGAACCTGTCTATTATGCTTCCGCTTCTTCCAATTTTATATGCCTCATCAAGCGCAGCCTCATAATCGTAGGTATATCCGAGCTTGGCATAGGATATAAAGGTTTCCTCACCCGGGTGCTCCTCAGATTCTATGATAATTCCCTTTTCGTTGAAGCCATTCTCAAGGCTCTCCCGCAATTTGCTTTCTGCCTGCTGCCTAGTCAGGCCTCCTATTGGGACATTTGCAACCGAAACACCTTCATAATAACCATCTATGTTTATCCTGCCATCCAGGTAGGTGTAGCCTCCAAACAAGGCTCCTGATATAATAAGCAGAACGACAATTGCTGCAACTACTCGTTTATCCATTGTTGATCTCCCTTTCATAGTAGAGACATTCCGTATTTATAGGACAAATCTCACATTCAGGCTTTCTGGCC
This region includes:
- a CDS encoding ABC transporter substrate-binding protein — translated: MKRRWLVLLTAMMIFAAVVSGCAPKEQTEAIPKETPEEHTKGETITILDDFGNEISLNEPAQRIISLAPSNTEILYAIGAGDRVIGVTTFDDYPEEVLQVEKIGDFNGMNLERIIELEPDLVINYGEGITEETQRLVEAGIQIAGFEPESIEEIIETIKRIGVLTGNNTEAETLSQEMIAKEAELIEKVKGLEAKTVFYEIWHEPLMAAGPGSFVDQLILLAGGINVAGDAESEYPQFDIEQLIERNPQIYLTANDLPEKTAESIAERPGYENIDAIKNGQIYLLDGNIMSRPGPRIIEALEMLIKAIHPEIE
- a CDS encoding VanW family protein; protein product: MDKRVVAAIVVLLIISGALFGGYTYLDGRINIDGYYEGVSVANVPIGGLTRQQAESKLRESLENGFNEKGIIIESEEHPGEETFISYAKLGYTYDYEAALDEAYKIGRSGSIIDRFMRIQELRNDPVNIEIESLYSVPRLDFELNTLAEKYKRDPIDADFDFSNGEINVTKHVNGTAVDLDTLRKDAELAISEGGRVELPIEIIEPEIKAEFYERINGKIAEFSTSFKGSAPGRVNNIRLSAKAFKGILLMPGDELSYNETTGPRRADAGYQEAPVILNGELTPGMGGGVCQTSTTLYNALLLADLEIIERHPHSMPPAYVPRGTDGAVATGYLDLRFKNNFDYPVYIDSEVIGTRVYFYIYGDMRGRDYTVKIDTEHHATIPYKVHENFDPSLPPGYRELVQEGRTGYKVSTYKSIIKNGEVISRERISSDYYKERDFIYRVGPALAAEPIIQPPAAVDQTPVMPVEEGVLPEVLP